In the Prosthecobacter sp. genome, one interval contains:
- a CDS encoding glycosyltransferase — protein sequence MPATVHLVIPCYQESGRIGPFLAELCAVTHELGDVTIRVVEDGSDDAEAARMRAIITPLCEKHPYLLDPLFMPDNLGKGGAVYTGWNMEKTADWLGFVDADGSCSAAEVVRLIHLARKQPTPHTALFASRLGQFGRKVHRQWKRRLIGHVFGSLVSTLLHIRIHDSQCGLKLVPRSTYQRIAPALRIHGFAFDVELLAALHDTGCPFHEIPISWFETPGGHVHLVRDSFRMARDVWRVRQGRSHRAG from the coding sequence ATGCCCGCCACCGTCCACCTCGTCATCCCTTGCTACCAGGAGAGCGGACGCATCGGCCCCTTCCTCGCGGAATTGTGCGCGGTGACGCATGAACTCGGCGATGTGACGATTCGCGTGGTCGAAGACGGCTCGGACGATGCCGAGGCCGCCCGCATGCGCGCCATCATCACACCGCTGTGCGAGAAGCATCCGTATCTGCTCGATCCGCTCTTCATGCCGGACAATCTCGGCAAAGGCGGCGCGGTTTACACCGGCTGGAACATGGAGAAAACCGCCGACTGGCTCGGTTTCGTCGATGCGGACGGCTCCTGCTCCGCCGCCGAGGTCGTCCGGCTCATCCATCTCGCCCGCAAGCAACCGACACCGCACACCGCGCTGTTCGCTTCGCGCCTGGGCCAGTTTGGCCGGAAGGTGCATCGCCAATGGAAGCGCCGCCTCATCGGCCATGTGTTTGGCTCGCTCGTCTCCACGCTGCTGCACATCCGCATTCACGACAGCCAATGCGGCTTGAAACTCGTCCCCCGCAGCACCTACCAGCGCATCGCCCCTGCCCTGCGCATCCACGGCTTCGCCTTCGATGTTGAACTCCTCGCCGCCCTGCACGACACCGGCTGCCCGTTCCACGAAATCCCCATCTCCTGGTTCGAAACGCCCGGCGGGCATGTGCATCTTGTGCGCGATTCGTTTCGCATGGCGAGGGATGTGTGGCGTGTGAGGCAGGGACGATCCCACCGAGCCGGGTGA
- a CDS encoding DUF3313 family protein, which translates to MRFPQLLSASLLILALSSCSSTNRLFKAGLVAPSPFFEQPWLAQNGGEQLPFQKVWTTPDRQVLAEGLKTRKLHIAPVTLAYLRPMSKTLASQEIAWGVQRQEAAIAMRLREEFIAAFRRSPRPFYQLVNKPGPDTLTLQLALIELHPTSPKGNAVMTVLKFAVTPVASLGRFFTKGTIAIEGKVLVSKTGRAYFQFADNESDKLTFINTRDYQPYGHAVNTIRDWAVQYEAMTRSPRGWRVKDSSSVTLRPN; encoded by the coding sequence ATGCGTTTCCCGCAACTTTTATCCGCGAGCCTGCTGATCCTGGCGCTGTCCTCGTGCAGTTCCACGAACCGTCTGTTCAAGGCGGGGCTGGTGGCTCCCTCGCCGTTTTTTGAGCAGCCGTGGCTGGCGCAGAATGGCGGGGAACAACTGCCGTTTCAAAAAGTGTGGACCACGCCGGACCGGCAGGTGCTGGCGGAGGGATTGAAAACGCGCAAGCTCCACATCGCTCCCGTGACGCTGGCCTACCTGCGGCCGATGAGCAAGACGCTCGCCTCGCAGGAGATCGCCTGGGGCGTGCAGCGGCAGGAAGCGGCCATCGCCATGCGGCTGCGGGAGGAATTCATCGCCGCCTTCCGCCGCTCGCCACGCCCCTTCTACCAGCTCGTGAACAAGCCGGGACCGGACACGCTCACACTTCAGCTCGCCCTCATCGAACTTCACCCCACCAGCCCGAAGGGCAATGCGGTGATGACCGTGCTCAAATTCGCCGTCACCCCCGTCGCCTCGCTCGGTCGCTTCTTCACCAAGGGAACCATCGCCATCGAAGGCAAGGTGCTCGTCTCCAAAACCGGCCGCGCCTACTTCCAGTTCGCCGACAACGAGTCCGACAAGCTCACCTTCATCAACACACGCGACTACCAGCCCTACGGCCACGCCGTGAACACGATCCGCGACTGGGCCGTGCAGTACGAGGCCATGACGCGCAGCCCGCGCGGCTGGCGGGTGAAGGATTCAAGCTCAGTGACGTTGCGGCCGAATTGA